Proteins encoded by one window of Haliotis asinina isolate JCU_RB_2024 chromosome 6, JCU_Hal_asi_v2, whole genome shotgun sequence:
- the LOC137287240 gene encoding ensconsin-like isoform X6, translated as MTMETEQIVDPDKSWRRSTKSLFKSIKHAFGVSSKKKQLLNAALDSSSTSDDLSQEQKENVSAVDDGSFLSYEPDAQSPTQISTDMGDMKTVDSPPSETHDLGPGGDMRPISSPLSETQGMGPVNDMSDKKTVGSPSSETQVMGPAGDFKRSPRPGTDTQSVDTRLSGVSGSSKADSNNSSRPTSAASSRSPLHKEKDAAKRSKEREREERVRQARERMAEERRKKFEELKEQQRLAQENRERQLEMRRRKIAELRQREEERRAGVEERRKRKEATERQRREEIICRAQERVARYEQWKLGGRKGGSGHVFGFGSRTPREICQPSERPKRSSSHSALIRRSPNGSDSDYARPQRRALSACSTVRRHCCIDINHITALYKKRSRKGPCPGENPPSKHLSVSMSVLYHKRNPDFASSGMLNNRPDSLLALNAIPEGRRSILASSNPPPQRPKSTVGLNSVRLREQKPRKPRPASIASSMPSFMRVEIPNQASPRSKSTDRLSRADKPNRTPRKSLGSQIMERKKEEEKKENGTDIEKKQTLKLNRRSIDRLSQPKQIREKPEAEAKAEGTPAPKLPSKPILKDKSKEAPVGAPQVVIEDDKAAMSRSAHETMSRSVMDISSKPTPDIMSKSVDMSSMSKSTQDISVEEYKAKLAEKRRQAREKAEREAEIERQRLEEERLAEEARLKAEEEEQRRQEEESLRLAEDARRAEEERLRKAIEAEETRKREEAERLEQERMAKEEAEQRAKEESERQEKERQERMKKEEEERQERKKRLEMIMKRVKTDGSESPKTQSPAKSATSSPSKSGESSTESSAEDGTEETMTTTVTTTGSVTNIVTTISSEDSRPDSGPSSPRGSSPLPSTPNEKAERQDGGETPKFRSPLLQQLVDSKSSSSSSDRPKFKSPLLQNLLGKNKLAARNSDEKTEEKKTDSSLVVNGKQGSDTVINTKCDTDTSSVKEQLRYDDASDEDKDVDTSEKSDGRKPSVDHIEDFPLDVAVKDSTVSAIVSDLQENKAGVPSATDSGILMDLGTSSSSLAPGPVNGLSHNGDAKDLVDSSISMKSVESVTAPMNDGMTESGLVTSQNDFEEIIDLSVTNSNKNIQLNCGQESRGDNSEDLLNFNNLDGASEDNTNRTPLIAFEENSAARQDVKDLLS; from the exons aattgcTAAATGCCGCCTTGGATTCCTCTTCAACAAGTGACGACCTGTCACAAGAACAGAAAGAAAATGTGTCAGCAGTTGACGATGGATCTTTCCTGAGCTATGAACCAGATGCTCAGAGTCCAACACAAATCAGCACAGACATGGGTGACATGAAAACAGTCGACTCACCCCCAAGTGAAACGCATGACTTGGGGCCAGGTGGTGACATGAGACCCATAAGCTCACCCTTAAGTGAAACACAAGGCATGGGACCTGTCAATGACATGAGTGACAAGAAAACAGTAGGCTCACCTTCGAGTGAAACACAAGTCATGGGGCCCGCTGGAGACTTCAAACGTAGTCCCCGGCCCGGGACAGACACCCAGTCAGTGGACACACGGCTATCTGGGGTGTCGGGAAGTAGTAAGGCTGACTCCAACAACTCCAGTAGACCAACGTCTGCTGCCAGCTCAAGAAGCCCACTACATAAGGAAAAAG ATGCAGCCAAGAGATcgaaagaaagagaaagagaagaACGAGTACGTCAGGCCCGAGAAAGGATGGCAGAAGAGAGAAGGAAGAAATTTGAAGAGCTTAAGGAACAACAACGTCTTGCCCAAGAAAACAGGGAGAGACAGCTTGAGATGAGAAGGCGCAAAATTGCTGAGCTTCGTCAGCGTGAAGAAGAACGCAGAGCTGGTGTTGAGGAGAGGAGAAAGAGAAAAGAAGCAACTGAAAGA CAACGTCGGGAGGAAATCATCTGCAGGGCGCAGGAGCGAGTGGCCCGGTATGAGCAGTGGAAACTCGGGGGACGGAAAGGTGGGAGTGGTCACGTTTTCGGCTTTGGTAGCCGCACACCTCGTGAGATTTGCCAGCCTTCTGAGCGACCAAAGCGGTCATCTTCTCATAGTGCGCTTATACGCCGCTCTCCTAATGGTTCCGACTCGGACTATGCTCGACCGCAGCGTCGTGCTCTGTCTGCGTGTAGCACTGTTCGACGGCACTGTTGTATTGACATTAACCATATTACTG CTCTTTACAAGAAAAGATCCCGCAAAG GACCTTGCCCTGGTGAGAATCCCCCTTCCAAGCATTTGTCGGTCTCCATGAGTGTGCTTTATCACAAACGAAACCCAGACTTTGCTTCCTCGGGTATGCTTAACAACAGACCAGATTCTTTGTTGG CTCTCAACGCCATCCCAGAGGGTCGTCGATCTATTCTAGCATCCAGCAATCCTCCACCTCAACGTCCAAAGAGCACAGTGGGCCTTAACTCAGTTCGCCTAAGAGAACAGAAACCTCGTAAGCCGCGTCCGGCCAGTATCGCTAGCAGTATGCCCAGCTTTATGCGAGTGGAGATACCCAACCAGGCATCCCCACGGAGCAAGAGCACTGACAGGCTCTCGAGAG CAGACAAACCTAATAGAACTCCTCGGAAGTCTTTAGGCAGTCAAATCATGGAGAGAAAGAAGGAGGAAGAGAAGAAGGAGAATGGGACAGACATAGAGAAGAAACAAACCCTGAAGTTGAATCGACGGTCAATTGACAGGCTGTCTCAGCCAAAACAGATCCGAGAGAAACCAGAAGCCGAGGCCAAGGCTGAAGGAACACCTGCTCCTAAG CTGCCTTCGAAACCAATACTGAAGGATAAGTCTAAGGAGGCACCTGTTGGAGCCCCACAGGTTGTGATAGAGGATGACAAGGCTGCAATGTCTCGATCAGCCCACGAGACCATGTCCCGGTCAGTGATGGACATCTCGTCCAAGCCCACGCCAGACATCATGTCTAAGTCAGTTGACATGTCCAGTATGTCCAAGTCCACCCAGGACATCTCTGTAGAGGAGTACAAGGCCAAGCTTGCTGAGAAACGACGTCAGGCAAGAGAGAAAGCTGAAAGAGAAGCTGAGATTGAGAGACAGAGGCTTGAAGAAGAAAG GCTTGCAGAGGAAGCACGTCTGAAGGCAGAGGAAGAAGAGCAGCGCCGCCAGGAGGAAGAGTCTTTGCGTCTAGCTGAGGATGCCCGCAGGGCCGAGGAAGAGAGGCTCAGGAAGGCCATCGAAGCTGAAGAAACTCGCAAGAGGGAGGAAGCTGAGAGACTGGAACAGGAGAGAATGGCT AAAGAAGAGGCCGAGCAGCGAGCCAAGGAAGAGTCTGAGAGACAGGAGAAGGAGAGACAAGAGAGGATGAAGAAAGAGGAGGAAGAACGCCAGGAGAGGAAGAAG CGTCTGGAGATGATCATGAAGAGAGTGAAGACTGATGGAAGTGAATCACCCAAG ACTCAATCTCCTGCCAAGTCTGCTACCAGCTCTCCCAGCAAGAGCGGTGAGTCCTCAACTGAGAGTTCAGCCGAAGATGGCACTGAGGAAACCATGACAACAACTGTCACGACAACTGGTAGTGTGACCAACATCGTCACCACCATTTCATCTGAAGACAGCCGACCTGACTCTGGTCCAAGTTCCCCCCGAGGGTCATCTCCCCTACCTTCCACTCCCAATGAAAAAGCCGAGCGGCAAGATGGAGGGGAGACACCTAAGTTCCGCTCTCCCTTGCTCCAGCAGCTGGTGGATAGCAAATCATCCAGTAGTTCCTCTGACAGACCTAAGTTCAAGTCGCCATTACTTCAGAACCTCCTTGGCAAGAACAAGCTAGCTGCTAGAAACAGTGATGAGAAAACTGAAGAGAAGAAGACTGACAGTTCTCTGGTGGTAAATGGGAAGCAAGGGTCTGATACTGTGATCAATACTAAGTGTGATACTGACACTAGCTCAGTGAAGGAGCAGTTGAGATATGATGATGCTAGTGATGAGGACAAAGATGTCGACACGTCCGAGAAAAGCGATGGACGCAAACCATCGGTGGATCACATTGAGGACTTTCCTCTGGATGTAGCTGTGAAAGACTCGACTGTGAGTGCTATTGTCAGTGACTTGCAGGAGAATAAAGCTGGGGTTCCATCAGCCACTGACTCTGGGATCCTCATGGACTTAGGTACCAGCAGTTCCAGCCTAGCACCTGGACCAGTCAACGGTCTCTCTCATAATGGTGATGCCAAGGATCTGGTGGATTCAAG CATTAGTATGAAATCAGTGGAGAGTGTGACAGCCCCCATGAATGATGGCATGACAGAGAGTGGACTCGTCACCTCACAGAACGACTTTGAGGAAATCATCGACCTGTCTGTAACCAACAGCAACAAGAACATCCAGCTGAACTGCGGGCAGGAGtccaggggagacaactctgaagATCTTCTCAACTTCAACAACCTTGATGGTGCCAGTGAGGACAACACCAACAGAACACCTTTAATTGCTTTTGAAGAAAACTCAGCAGCAAGACAAGATGTCAAAG ATCTCCTCTCATGA
- the LOC137287240 gene encoding ensconsin-like isoform X29 — MADTLVTAGLNQAELLNAALDSSSTSDDLSQEQKENVSAVDDGSFLSYEPDAQSPTQISTDMGDMKTVDSPPSETHDLGPGGDMRPISSPLSETQGMGPVNDMSDKKTVGSPSSETQVMGPAGDFKRSPRPGTDTQSVDTRLSGVSGSSKADSNNSSRPTSAASSRSPLHKEKDAAKRSKEREREERVRQARERMAEERRKKFEELKEQQRLAQENRERQLEMRRRKIAELRQREEERRAGVEERRKRKEATERQRREEIICRAQERVARYEQWKLGGRKGPCPGENPPSKHLSVSMSVLYHKRNPDFASSGMLNNRPDSLLALNAIPEGRRSILASSNPPPQRPKSTVGLNSVRLREQKPRKPRPASIASSMPSFMRVEIPNQASPRSKSTDRLSRADKPNRTPRKSLGSQIMERKKEEEKKENGTDIEKKQTLKLNRRSIDRLSQPKQIREKPEAEAKAEGTPAPKLPSKPILKDKSKEAPVGAPQVVIEDDKAAMSRSAHETMSRSVMDISSKPTPDIMSKSVDMSSMSKSTQDISVEEYKAKLAEKRRQAREKAEREAEIERQRLEEERLAEEARLKAEEEEQRRQEEESLRLAEDARRAEEERLRKAIEAEETRKREEAERLEQERMAKEEAEQRAKEESERQEKERQERMKKEEEERQERKKRLEMIMKRVKTDGSESPKTQSPAKSATSSPSKSGESSTESSAEDGTEETMTTTVTTTGSVTNIVTTISSEDSRPDSGPSSPRGSSPLPSTPNEKAERQDGGETPKFRSPLLQQLVDSKSSSSSSDRPKFKSPLLQNLLGKNKLAARNSDEKTEEKKTDSSLVVNGKQGSDTVINTKCDTDTSSVKEQLRYDDASDEDKDVDTSEKSDGRKPSVDHIEDFPLDVAVKDSTVSAIVSDLQENKAGVPSATDSGILMDLGTSSSSLAPGPVNGLSHNGDAKDLVDSSISMKSVESVTAPMNDGMTESGLVTSQNDFEEIIDLSVTNSNKNIQLNCGQESRGDNSEDLLNFNNLDGASEDNTNRTPLIAFEENSAARQDVKDLLS; from the exons aattgcTAAATGCCGCCTTGGATTCCTCTTCAACAAGTGACGACCTGTCACAAGAACAGAAAGAAAATGTGTCAGCAGTTGACGATGGATCTTTCCTGAGCTATGAACCAGATGCTCAGAGTCCAACACAAATCAGCACAGACATGGGTGACATGAAAACAGTCGACTCACCCCCAAGTGAAACGCATGACTTGGGGCCAGGTGGTGACATGAGACCCATAAGCTCACCCTTAAGTGAAACACAAGGCATGGGACCTGTCAATGACATGAGTGACAAGAAAACAGTAGGCTCACCTTCGAGTGAAACACAAGTCATGGGGCCCGCTGGAGACTTCAAACGTAGTCCCCGGCCCGGGACAGACACCCAGTCAGTGGACACACGGCTATCTGGGGTGTCGGGAAGTAGTAAGGCTGACTCCAACAACTCCAGTAGACCAACGTCTGCTGCCAGCTCAAGAAGCCCACTACATAAGGAAAAAG ATGCAGCCAAGAGATcgaaagaaagagaaagagaagaACGAGTACGTCAGGCCCGAGAAAGGATGGCAGAAGAGAGAAGGAAGAAATTTGAAGAGCTTAAGGAACAACAACGTCTTGCCCAAGAAAACAGGGAGAGACAGCTTGAGATGAGAAGGCGCAAAATTGCTGAGCTTCGTCAGCGTGAAGAAGAACGCAGAGCTGGTGTTGAGGAGAGGAGAAAGAGAAAAGAAGCAACTGAAAGA CAACGTCGGGAGGAAATCATCTGCAGGGCGCAGGAGCGAGTGGCCCGGTATGAGCAGTGGAAACTCGGGGGACGGAAAG GACCTTGCCCTGGTGAGAATCCCCCTTCCAAGCATTTGTCGGTCTCCATGAGTGTGCTTTATCACAAACGAAACCCAGACTTTGCTTCCTCGGGTATGCTTAACAACAGACCAGATTCTTTGTTGG CTCTCAACGCCATCCCAGAGGGTCGTCGATCTATTCTAGCATCCAGCAATCCTCCACCTCAACGTCCAAAGAGCACAGTGGGCCTTAACTCAGTTCGCCTAAGAGAACAGAAACCTCGTAAGCCGCGTCCGGCCAGTATCGCTAGCAGTATGCCCAGCTTTATGCGAGTGGAGATACCCAACCAGGCATCCCCACGGAGCAAGAGCACTGACAGGCTCTCGAGAG CAGACAAACCTAATAGAACTCCTCGGAAGTCTTTAGGCAGTCAAATCATGGAGAGAAAGAAGGAGGAAGAGAAGAAGGAGAATGGGACAGACATAGAGAAGAAACAAACCCTGAAGTTGAATCGACGGTCAATTGACAGGCTGTCTCAGCCAAAACAGATCCGAGAGAAACCAGAAGCCGAGGCCAAGGCTGAAGGAACACCTGCTCCTAAG CTGCCTTCGAAACCAATACTGAAGGATAAGTCTAAGGAGGCACCTGTTGGAGCCCCACAGGTTGTGATAGAGGATGACAAGGCTGCAATGTCTCGATCAGCCCACGAGACCATGTCCCGGTCAGTGATGGACATCTCGTCCAAGCCCACGCCAGACATCATGTCTAAGTCAGTTGACATGTCCAGTATGTCCAAGTCCACCCAGGACATCTCTGTAGAGGAGTACAAGGCCAAGCTTGCTGAGAAACGACGTCAGGCAAGAGAGAAAGCTGAAAGAGAAGCTGAGATTGAGAGACAGAGGCTTGAAGAAGAAAG GCTTGCAGAGGAAGCACGTCTGAAGGCAGAGGAAGAAGAGCAGCGCCGCCAGGAGGAAGAGTCTTTGCGTCTAGCTGAGGATGCCCGCAGGGCCGAGGAAGAGAGGCTCAGGAAGGCCATCGAAGCTGAAGAAACTCGCAAGAGGGAGGAAGCTGAGAGACTGGAACAGGAGAGAATGGCT AAAGAAGAGGCCGAGCAGCGAGCCAAGGAAGAGTCTGAGAGACAGGAGAAGGAGAGACAAGAGAGGATGAAGAAAGAGGAGGAAGAACGCCAGGAGAGGAAGAAG CGTCTGGAGATGATCATGAAGAGAGTGAAGACTGATGGAAGTGAATCACCCAAG ACTCAATCTCCTGCCAAGTCTGCTACCAGCTCTCCCAGCAAGAGCGGTGAGTCCTCAACTGAGAGTTCAGCCGAAGATGGCACTGAGGAAACCATGACAACAACTGTCACGACAACTGGTAGTGTGACCAACATCGTCACCACCATTTCATCTGAAGACAGCCGACCTGACTCTGGTCCAAGTTCCCCCCGAGGGTCATCTCCCCTACCTTCCACTCCCAATGAAAAAGCCGAGCGGCAAGATGGAGGGGAGACACCTAAGTTCCGCTCTCCCTTGCTCCAGCAGCTGGTGGATAGCAAATCATCCAGTAGTTCCTCTGACAGACCTAAGTTCAAGTCGCCATTACTTCAGAACCTCCTTGGCAAGAACAAGCTAGCTGCTAGAAACAGTGATGAGAAAACTGAAGAGAAGAAGACTGACAGTTCTCTGGTGGTAAATGGGAAGCAAGGGTCTGATACTGTGATCAATACTAAGTGTGATACTGACACTAGCTCAGTGAAGGAGCAGTTGAGATATGATGATGCTAGTGATGAGGACAAAGATGTCGACACGTCCGAGAAAAGCGATGGACGCAAACCATCGGTGGATCACATTGAGGACTTTCCTCTGGATGTAGCTGTGAAAGACTCGACTGTGAGTGCTATTGTCAGTGACTTGCAGGAGAATAAAGCTGGGGTTCCATCAGCCACTGACTCTGGGATCCTCATGGACTTAGGTACCAGCAGTTCCAGCCTAGCACCTGGACCAGTCAACGGTCTCTCTCATAATGGTGATGCCAAGGATCTGGTGGATTCAAG CATTAGTATGAAATCAGTGGAGAGTGTGACAGCCCCCATGAATGATGGCATGACAGAGAGTGGACTCGTCACCTCACAGAACGACTTTGAGGAAATCATCGACCTGTCTGTAACCAACAGCAACAAGAACATCCAGCTGAACTGCGGGCAGGAGtccaggggagacaactctgaagATCTTCTCAACTTCAACAACCTTGATGGTGCCAGTGAGGACAACACCAACAGAACACCTTTAATTGCTTTTGAAGAAAACTCAGCAGCAAGACAAGATGTCAAAG ATCTCCTCTCATGA
- the LOC137287240 gene encoding ensconsin-like isoform X28 encodes MTMETEQIVDPDKSWRRSTKSLFKSIKHAFGVSSKKKQLLNAALDSSSTSDDLSQEQKENVSAVDDGSFLSYEPDAQSPTQISTDMGDMKTVDSPPSETHDLGPGGDMRPISSPLSETQGMGPVNDMSDKKTVGSPSSETQVMGPAGDFKRSPRPGTDTQSVDTRLSGVSGSSKADSNNSSRPTSAASSRSPLHKEKDAAKRSKEREREERVRQARERMAEERRKKFEELKEQQRLAQENRERQLEMRRRKIAELRQREEERRAGVEERRKRKEATERQRREEIICRAQERVARYEQWKLGGRKGGSGHVFGFGSRTPREICQPSERPKRSSSHSALIRRSPNGSDSDYARPQRRALSACSTVRRHCCIDINHITALYKKRSRKADKPNRTPRKSLGSQIMERKKEEEKKENGTDIEKKQTLKLNRRSIDRLSQPKQIREKPEAEAKAEGTPAPKKSPRTRLSPRKSLSTTNLATGARKLPSKPILKDKSKEAPVGAPQVVIEDDKAAMSRSAHETMSRSVMDISSKPTPDIMSKSVDMSSMSKSTQDISVEEYKAKLAEKRRQAREKAEREAEIERQRLEEERLAEEARLKAEEEEQRRQEEESLRLAEDARRAEEERLRKAIEAEETRKREEAERLEQERMAKEEAEQRAKEESERQEKERQERMKKEEEERQERKKRLEMIMKRVKTDGSESPKTQSPAKSATSSPSKSGESSTESSAEDGTEETMTTTVTTTGSVTNIVTTISSEDSRPDSGPSSPRGSSPLPSTPNEKAERQDGGETPKFRSPLLQQLVDSKSSSSSSDRPKFKSPLLQNLLGKNKLAARNSDEKTEEKKTDSSLVVNGKQGSDTVINTKCDTDTSSVKEQLRYDDASDEDKDVDTSEKSDGRKPSVDHIEDFPLDVAVKDSTVSAIVSDLQENKAGVPSATDSGILMDLGTSSSSLAPGPVNGLSHNGDAKDLVDSSISMKSVESVTAPMNDGMTESGLVTSQNDFEEIIDLSVTNSNKNIQLNCGQESRGDNSEDLLNFNNLDGASEDNTNRTPLIAFEENSAARQDVKDLLS; translated from the exons aattgcTAAATGCCGCCTTGGATTCCTCTTCAACAAGTGACGACCTGTCACAAGAACAGAAAGAAAATGTGTCAGCAGTTGACGATGGATCTTTCCTGAGCTATGAACCAGATGCTCAGAGTCCAACACAAATCAGCACAGACATGGGTGACATGAAAACAGTCGACTCACCCCCAAGTGAAACGCATGACTTGGGGCCAGGTGGTGACATGAGACCCATAAGCTCACCCTTAAGTGAAACACAAGGCATGGGACCTGTCAATGACATGAGTGACAAGAAAACAGTAGGCTCACCTTCGAGTGAAACACAAGTCATGGGGCCCGCTGGAGACTTCAAACGTAGTCCCCGGCCCGGGACAGACACCCAGTCAGTGGACACACGGCTATCTGGGGTGTCGGGAAGTAGTAAGGCTGACTCCAACAACTCCAGTAGACCAACGTCTGCTGCCAGCTCAAGAAGCCCACTACATAAGGAAAAAG ATGCAGCCAAGAGATcgaaagaaagagaaagagaagaACGAGTACGTCAGGCCCGAGAAAGGATGGCAGAAGAGAGAAGGAAGAAATTTGAAGAGCTTAAGGAACAACAACGTCTTGCCCAAGAAAACAGGGAGAGACAGCTTGAGATGAGAAGGCGCAAAATTGCTGAGCTTCGTCAGCGTGAAGAAGAACGCAGAGCTGGTGTTGAGGAGAGGAGAAAGAGAAAAGAAGCAACTGAAAGA CAACGTCGGGAGGAAATCATCTGCAGGGCGCAGGAGCGAGTGGCCCGGTATGAGCAGTGGAAACTCGGGGGACGGAAAGGTGGGAGTGGTCACGTTTTCGGCTTTGGTAGCCGCACACCTCGTGAGATTTGCCAGCCTTCTGAGCGACCAAAGCGGTCATCTTCTCATAGTGCGCTTATACGCCGCTCTCCTAATGGTTCCGACTCGGACTATGCTCGACCGCAGCGTCGTGCTCTGTCTGCGTGTAGCACTGTTCGACGGCACTGTTGTATTGACATTAACCATATTACTG CTCTTTACAAGAAAAGATCCCGCAAAG CAGACAAACCTAATAGAACTCCTCGGAAGTCTTTAGGCAGTCAAATCATGGAGAGAAAGAAGGAGGAAGAGAAGAAGGAGAATGGGACAGACATAGAGAAGAAACAAACCCTGAAGTTGAATCGACGGTCAATTGACAGGCTGTCTCAGCCAAAACAGATCCGAGAGAAACCAGAAGCCGAGGCCAAGGCTGAAGGAACACCTGCTCCTAAG AAGTCGCCTAGAACACGATTGTCGCCTAGAAAATCTTTGTCCACCACAAATCTTGCCACTGGTGCAAGAAAG CTGCCTTCGAAACCAATACTGAAGGATAAGTCTAAGGAGGCACCTGTTGGAGCCCCACAGGTTGTGATAGAGGATGACAAGGCTGCAATGTCTCGATCAGCCCACGAGACCATGTCCCGGTCAGTGATGGACATCTCGTCCAAGCCCACGCCAGACATCATGTCTAAGTCAGTTGACATGTCCAGTATGTCCAAGTCCACCCAGGACATCTCTGTAGAGGAGTACAAGGCCAAGCTTGCTGAGAAACGACGTCAGGCAAGAGAGAAAGCTGAAAGAGAAGCTGAGATTGAGAGACAGAGGCTTGAAGAAGAAAG GCTTGCAGAGGAAGCACGTCTGAAGGCAGAGGAAGAAGAGCAGCGCCGCCAGGAGGAAGAGTCTTTGCGTCTAGCTGAGGATGCCCGCAGGGCCGAGGAAGAGAGGCTCAGGAAGGCCATCGAAGCTGAAGAAACTCGCAAGAGGGAGGAAGCTGAGAGACTGGAACAGGAGAGAATGGCT AAAGAAGAGGCCGAGCAGCGAGCCAAGGAAGAGTCTGAGAGACAGGAGAAGGAGAGACAAGAGAGGATGAAGAAAGAGGAGGAAGAACGCCAGGAGAGGAAGAAG CGTCTGGAGATGATCATGAAGAGAGTGAAGACTGATGGAAGTGAATCACCCAAG ACTCAATCTCCTGCCAAGTCTGCTACCAGCTCTCCCAGCAAGAGCGGTGAGTCCTCAACTGAGAGTTCAGCCGAAGATGGCACTGAGGAAACCATGACAACAACTGTCACGACAACTGGTAGTGTGACCAACATCGTCACCACCATTTCATCTGAAGACAGCCGACCTGACTCTGGTCCAAGTTCCCCCCGAGGGTCATCTCCCCTACCTTCCACTCCCAATGAAAAAGCCGAGCGGCAAGATGGAGGGGAGACACCTAAGTTCCGCTCTCCCTTGCTCCAGCAGCTGGTGGATAGCAAATCATCCAGTAGTTCCTCTGACAGACCTAAGTTCAAGTCGCCATTACTTCAGAACCTCCTTGGCAAGAACAAGCTAGCTGCTAGAAACAGTGATGAGAAAACTGAAGAGAAGAAGACTGACAGTTCTCTGGTGGTAAATGGGAAGCAAGGGTCTGATACTGTGATCAATACTAAGTGTGATACTGACACTAGCTCAGTGAAGGAGCAGTTGAGATATGATGATGCTAGTGATGAGGACAAAGATGTCGACACGTCCGAGAAAAGCGATGGACGCAAACCATCGGTGGATCACATTGAGGACTTTCCTCTGGATGTAGCTGTGAAAGACTCGACTGTGAGTGCTATTGTCAGTGACTTGCAGGAGAATAAAGCTGGGGTTCCATCAGCCACTGACTCTGGGATCCTCATGGACTTAGGTACCAGCAGTTCCAGCCTAGCACCTGGACCAGTCAACGGTCTCTCTCATAATGGTGATGCCAAGGATCTGGTGGATTCAAG CATTAGTATGAAATCAGTGGAGAGTGTGACAGCCCCCATGAATGATGGCATGACAGAGAGTGGACTCGTCACCTCACAGAACGACTTTGAGGAAATCATCGACCTGTCTGTAACCAACAGCAACAAGAACATCCAGCTGAACTGCGGGCAGGAGtccaggggagacaactctgaagATCTTCTCAACTTCAACAACCTTGATGGTGCCAGTGAGGACAACACCAACAGAACACCTTTAATTGCTTTTGAAGAAAACTCAGCAGCAAGACAAGATGTCAAAG ATCTCCTCTCATGA